Proteins from one Palaemon carinicauda isolate YSFRI2023 chromosome 26, ASM3689809v2, whole genome shotgun sequence genomic window:
- the LOC137619454 gene encoding putative nuclease HARBI1: MVEKLTPHLLKQFTFMREPLQVGLMLAVTLCFLATGNSYQSLQYSFRVEASTISKLISEACKAIISAYNDEVLRCPKTEEAWKEVAARFTSRWNYHNCLGAVDGKHITIKKPPNAGSYYYNYKGFHSIVLMAVTDASYKFPYVDVGAEGGASDGGT; this comes from the coding sequence atggttgagaagttaaccccgcatcTCCTGAAGCAGttcaccttcatgagggaaccgcttcaagttggactcatgCTTGCCGTCACCCtctgctttttagccactggaaattcctatcaaagtctgcagtacagcttcagggttgaagcaagtaccatcagcaagttaatatcCGAGGCGTGTAAAGCCATCATCTCGGCCTACAatgacgaagtgctgcgttgccccaaaactgaagaggcctggaaggaagttgctgccagattcacctccagatggaattaccacaactgtctgggggctgtggacggaaaacACATTAcaataaagaagccacccaatgcgggctcttactactacaactacaagggcttccacagcattgtactgatggcagtcacAGATGCTTCCTATAAGTTCccctatgtggatgttggggcagagggtggtgcgtctgATGGAGGAACATAG